In one Rugosibacter aromaticivorans genomic region, the following are encoded:
- a CDS encoding YbaB/EbfC family nucleoid-associated protein, producing the protein MMKGGIAGLMKQAQQMQTNMAKAQEELALLDVEGQSGAGAVKVVMTCKHDVKRVTIDPSVMDDKDMLEDLIAAAMNDANRRAEATAAEKMGGFTAGMQLPPGFKLPF; encoded by the coding sequence ATGATGAAAGGTGGTATCGCCGGTTTAATGAAGCAAGCGCAGCAAATGCAAACCAACATGGCCAAAGCGCAAGAAGAATTAGCCTTGCTGGACGTGGAAGGCCAGTCAGGTGCTGGGGCAGTCAAAGTGGTCATGACCTGCAAGCACGATGTTAAGCGCGTGACGATTGATCCTTCTGTGATGGATGATAAAGACATGCTCGAAGACTTGATCGCCGCTGCGATGAATGACGCTAATCGACGCGCCGAAGCTACTGCAGCAGAAAAGATGGGTGGATTTACTGCGGGTATGCAATTGCCACCGGGCTTCAAGCTGCCGTTTTGA
- the dnaX gene encoding DNA polymerase III subunit gamma/tau, whose product MSYQVLARKWRPKSFATLVGQEHVVRALTHALEQNRLHHAYLFTGTRGVGKTTLARIMAKALNCEAGVTSTPCGVCTSCTEIDSGRFIDYIELDAASNRGVDDMTQLLDRATYAPTIGRYKVYVIDEVHQLSGHAFNAMLKTLEEPPAHVKFILATTDPQKIPVTVLSRCLQFNLKQMSQSSIVDHLSQVLAAETIPFELPALRHLAKGAAGSMRDALSLLDQAIAHGAGQVTEESVRAMLGTVGDEYLFALLDGLLAQDIHAMLAVAKQMDAGSFSFDGGLQELATLFHRIALAQFAPEALIDEAERSRLTVYAQALDAEFLQLAYQIAIHGRDELALAPDEYAGFVMTLLRLHAFRPERKAPSAGFALPVKTAPIKTQPTKAASAATPQGNSRSGVSPAPSFSTSPVVAPDPVIAEASAPAHADEDWHAQVAKLSLSGMAKQLAQHCELTQLTGTAILLRLSPVHKHLLGTVQQDKLQAELQSHYGRKLRLEIEVAEPASVTPAERSRTAQRERQDRAIAAIEQDPFVREVVDLFDASIDESTIKSITRE is encoded by the coding sequence ATGAGTTATCAGGTACTCGCTCGTAAATGGCGCCCCAAATCTTTCGCCACGCTGGTGGGGCAAGAACACGTCGTACGTGCGCTGACCCATGCGCTGGAACAGAATCGCCTGCATCACGCCTATTTGTTCACTGGTACACGCGGCGTGGGCAAAACCACCCTGGCGCGTATCATGGCCAAAGCGCTCAACTGCGAAGCGGGTGTCACATCAACGCCCTGCGGCGTGTGCACTTCCTGTACGGAAATAGACAGTGGTCGATTTATCGATTACATCGAGTTGGATGCCGCCTCAAATCGCGGTGTGGACGATATGACTCAGTTGCTTGATCGCGCAACGTATGCGCCAACGATTGGCCGTTACAAGGTTTACGTTATTGACGAAGTACACCAGCTCTCCGGGCATGCCTTTAATGCCATGTTAAAAACGCTGGAAGAACCCCCGGCGCATGTCAAATTTATTCTGGCAACCACCGATCCGCAAAAAATTCCGGTGACAGTGCTGTCCCGCTGTCTGCAATTCAACTTGAAGCAGATGTCGCAATCATCGATTGTGGATCATCTGTCGCAGGTGTTGGCGGCTGAAACCATTCCGTTCGAGCTACCTGCTTTGCGTCATTTGGCTAAAGGGGCCGCAGGCAGTATGCGTGATGCGCTCTCGCTGCTTGACCAAGCGATTGCTCATGGTGCTGGCCAAGTGACCGAAGAGAGTGTGCGTGCCATGCTGGGCACGGTAGGCGACGAGTATTTATTCGCACTCCTGGATGGTTTGCTGGCGCAGGATATACACGCCATGCTGGCGGTGGCAAAACAGATGGATGCGGGGAGTTTTTCGTTTGATGGGGGTTTGCAAGAATTAGCCACCCTGTTTCATCGTATTGCGCTCGCCCAATTTGCGCCTGAGGCTTTGATTGATGAAGCAGAGCGTAGCCGTTTAACTGTTTACGCGCAGGCACTGGATGCTGAATTTTTGCAACTGGCGTATCAAATCGCTATCCATGGCCGGGATGAGCTGGCGTTAGCGCCGGATGAATATGCTGGTTTTGTGATGACCTTGCTACGGTTGCATGCCTTTCGTCCGGAGCGAAAGGCACCATCTGCCGGGTTTGCGCTGCCAGTAAAGACTGCACCAATAAAAACGCAGCCAACGAAGGCGGCGTCTGCTGCCACTCCTCAAGGAAACAGTCGAAGCGGCGTATCACCAGCACCGAGTTTTTCCACGTCACCGGTTGTGGCCCCAGATCCCGTTATAGCAGAGGCTAGTGCGCCAGCGCATGCGGACGAAGACTGGCACGCACAGGTGGCAAAACTTTCGCTGAGCGGTATGGCCAAGCAACTGGCGCAGCACTGTGAGCTCACGCAACTGACCGGCACCGCCATCCTGTTGCGGCTGTCCCCGGTGCATAAACACTTGCTTGGCACGGTGCAGCAAGACAAACTTCAAGCGGAGTTGCAATCCCATTACGGGCGAAAGCTTCGTCTGGAAATTGAAGTCGCTGAGCCTGCCAGCGTGACACCGGCTGAACGCAGTCGCACCGCGCAGCGTGAGCGTCAAGATCGTGCCATTGCCGCGATTGAGCAAGACCCTTTTGTGCGCGAAGTGGTCGATCTATTCGATGCCAGCATCGATGAATCAACAATTAAATCAATAACTAGGGAGTAA
- the petA gene encoding ubiquinol-cytochrome c reductase iron-sulfur subunit codes for MSNDGKVDCNRRRLLVATATIGGLGGVAAAVPFVTSMMPSERAKAAGAPVEVDISKLAPGQMMTVEWRGKPVWIINRTQAQLASLKVTDAKVSDPHSEKNQQPDYCKNETRSIKPEILVAVGICTHLGCSPSEKFKTGAESGVDADWPGGFVCPCHGSTFDLAGRVYKNKPAPDNLEVPRHMYLGDTRIVIGEDKKGGNA; via the coding sequence ATGAGCAATGACGGAAAAGTCGATTGCAACCGGCGGCGGCTTTTGGTGGCCACTGCAACAATCGGTGGTTTGGGTGGTGTAGCGGCAGCTGTGCCGTTTGTCACCAGTATGATGCCCTCAGAGCGCGCTAAAGCAGCGGGCGCACCTGTTGAGGTGGATATCAGCAAGCTGGCTCCCGGGCAAATGATGACGGTTGAGTGGCGTGGCAAGCCGGTGTGGATCATCAACCGCACGCAGGCGCAGTTGGCTTCACTCAAGGTGACCGATGCAAAAGTCAGTGACCCGCATTCGGAAAAAAACCAGCAACCTGACTACTGTAAAAATGAAACTCGCTCAATCAAGCCTGAAATCCTGGTAGCTGTTGGCATTTGCACGCACTTGGGTTGTTCGCCCTCTGAAAAGTTCAAGACAGGTGCCGAGTCGGGCGTGGACGCTGATTGGCCGGGCGGGTTTGTCTGCCCATGTCACGGGTCTACGTTTGATTTAGCTGGGCGTGTTTATAAAAACAAGCCTGCGCCTGACAACCTGGAAGTGCCACGGCACATGTATCTTGGCGATACGCGCATCGTCATCGGGGAAGATAAAAAAGGGGGTAACGCATGA
- a CDS encoding CaiB/BaiF CoA transferase family protein, translated as MAETATPLAGVKVLELGTLIAGPFCTRILAEFGADVIKIEAPGEGDPLRKWRKLYPTPDGDTSLWWFIQARNKQSVTINLKHPEGLEIIKKLVRETDIVVENFRPGVLEKSGLGWDVLSVINPGLVMVRLSGFGQTGPMAKQPGFGTIGESMGGLRYITGYADRPPVKSGVSLGDSIASLWGALGALMALRHREVNGGAGQVVDVALYEAVFAMMESMVPEFDVFGFIRERTGNLMPGITPSNTHTSKDAKHIIIGANSDGIFKRLMQAVGRVDLANDPQLANNTGRDARAKEIYGVIDAWVAAHDAETVLRITTAADVPASKIYSVADMCEDPQFLARKMFEKAQLPNGKEFLMPGIVPKLSATPGVTRWLGPALGEHTDQVLARLGYSAEMLIRLRNEGAI; from the coding sequence ATGGCCGAAACGGCAACCCCGCTGGCTGGCGTCAAGGTACTTGAGCTGGGCACCTTGATTGCCGGGCCTTTTTGTACGCGCATCCTGGCAGAATTTGGCGCCGATGTCATCAAAATCGAAGCGCCTGGCGAAGGCGACCCGTTGCGTAAATGGCGAAAACTTTATCCCACGCCCGATGGCGACACATCGCTATGGTGGTTTATACAAGCACGCAATAAACAATCCGTCACCATTAACTTAAAGCATCCTGAGGGTCTTGAGATCATCAAGAAACTGGTGCGTGAAACGGACATTGTGGTTGAGAATTTTCGACCCGGCGTACTTGAAAAATCGGGGCTGGGTTGGGATGTTCTGTCAGTGATCAATCCGGGTCTGGTCATGGTGCGTCTTTCGGGATTCGGTCAAACCGGGCCAATGGCCAAGCAGCCCGGCTTTGGAACGATCGGTGAATCCATGGGTGGATTGCGCTATATCACCGGTTATGCTGATCGTCCGCCGGTGAAAAGCGGGGTTTCGCTTGGCGACTCCATCGCTTCGTTGTGGGGGGCGTTAGGTGCGCTAATGGCATTGCGCCACCGCGAAGTCAACGGGGGAGCCGGGCAGGTGGTAGATGTAGCGCTTTATGAAGCCGTGTTCGCGATGATGGAAAGCATGGTGCCGGAATTTGATGTTTTCGGCTTTATCCGTGAGCGTACCGGCAACCTTATGCCGGGAATTACGCCTTCTAACACGCACACATCGAAAGACGCTAAACACATCATCATTGGCGCCAACAGCGACGGCATTTTCAAGCGGTTGATGCAGGCAGTAGGCCGCGTTGATCTGGCAAACGACCCGCAACTAGCGAACAATACAGGGCGTGATGCGCGGGCGAAAGAAATTTATGGTGTCATCGACGCATGGGTGGCCGCTCACGATGCGGAGACGGTTTTGCGTATCACCACAGCGGCAGATGTGCCTGCCAGTAAAATTTATTCAGTAGCTGATATGTGTGAAGACCCCCAATTCCTCGCGCGAAAAATGTTCGAGAAGGCGCAACTACCTAACGGAAAAGAGTTTCTCATGCCAGGCATCGTGCCAAAATTATCCGCAACACCTGGCGTTACCCGCTGGTTAGGCCCCGCATTGGGTGAGCATACCGACCAAGTACTCGCTCGGTTGGGTTATTCAGCCGAGATGCTCATTCGCCTAAGAAATGAAGGCGCTATCTAA
- a CDS encoding (2Fe-2S)-binding protein, with product MPTLNINGQNHKLDVEPDIPLLWALRDTLQLTGTKYGCGIAACGACTVLLNGAPTRSCVTPVSAAVGQRVTTIEGLPTAKTGNKAARAVQAAWEKLDVVQCGYCQSGQIMSAVALLTSNPKPTDADIDTAMAGNICRCATYHRIRAAIHDASRTLA from the coding sequence ATGCCGACCTTGAACATCAACGGGCAAAATCACAAGCTCGATGTGGAACCCGATATCCCTTTGCTGTGGGCTTTGCGCGATACGCTCCAACTCACTGGCACCAAATATGGATGTGGCATTGCGGCCTGCGGCGCGTGCACCGTGTTGCTCAATGGCGCGCCAACTCGTTCCTGCGTTACACCGGTTTCCGCGGCCGTTGGCCAGCGCGTCACGACCATTGAGGGTTTGCCCACGGCAAAAACCGGTAACAAGGCAGCCCGTGCCGTGCAAGCCGCTTGGGAAAAACTGGATGTCGTGCAATGCGGTTACTGCCAGTCCGGACAAATCATGTCGGCTGTTGCATTGCTCACCAGTAATCCCAAACCGACCGATGCTGATATCGACACGGCAATGGCAGGCAATATCTGCCGCTGCGCCACCTACCACCGTATCCGCGCGGCGATTCACGACGCCTCACGGACTCTGGCTTAA
- a CDS encoding xanthine dehydrogenase family protein molybdopterin-binding subunit has protein sequence MSVDSASRREFFKAGAGLTLAFYLPVGLAASSRGKAAASPATSSIPLAPNAFVRIGTDDSVTVIAKHLEMGQGTYTGLPTLVAEELDAAWSQMRVEAAPADAKRYNNLLFGPMQATGGSTSIANSFMQMRQAGAAVRAMLVSAAAQRWQVAPESISIHQGVVSHLASGRKARFGELVEAAAQLSVPQEVKLKEPKDFVYIGKHVARMDSKAKINGSAIYTQDIHLPGMLTAVVAHPPRFGAKVKSFDAARAKAVKGVVDVVEIPTGVAVLGKDFWSAKKGRDALVVVWDESAAFRLSSAEITSQYRALLDVPGATARKVGAADTALAAAHTQLSADFSLPYLAHATMEPMNCAIRLDTEGCEVWNGEQSQSTDQSKIAAALGLKPEQVKINMLYAGGSFGRRSSTQSDYPLEAAQIAKAIFKPGKPVLVKLVWTREDDMRAGSYRPQFMHRITAGLDAEGNLVAWKQRIVGQSILVGTALEGFVKDGIDMSSVEGAVNLPYATTNLNVDLHSPKLGVPVLWWRSVGSTHSAFAIESFMDELAHAAQKDPIAFRRKLLTEHPRHLGVIDLAMRASGWDKPLAPGKPGEKRGRGFALHESFNSFVANVAEVTVKPDGSFKVDRVVCAVDCGIAVNPDVVRAQMEGGIGFGLSAALHGEITLNEGQVEQSNFTDYPVLRINEMPHIEVHIMPSAEPPSGVGEPGTPVVAPAVANALFAATGERLRQLPFKLDAAKSA, from the coding sequence ATGAGCGTAGACAGCGCAAGTCGTCGTGAGTTTTTCAAAGCCGGCGCGGGACTCACCCTCGCCTTTTATTTGCCGGTCGGCCTCGCTGCATCAAGCCGTGGCAAGGCAGCTGCATCACCGGCAACCTCGTCTATACCCCTAGCGCCTAACGCCTTTGTGCGTATCGGCACGGATGACAGCGTCACTGTCATTGCCAAGCATCTGGAAATGGGACAAGGCACCTACACCGGTCTACCCACGCTCGTGGCTGAAGAGCTCGATGCGGCCTGGTCCCAGATGCGTGTTGAAGCAGCGCCCGCCGACGCCAAGCGATACAACAATTTGCTCTTCGGCCCCATGCAAGCCACCGGGGGCAGCACGTCAATTGCCAATTCCTTTATGCAAATGCGGCAAGCGGGAGCAGCAGTACGTGCCATGCTGGTCAGTGCCGCCGCACAGCGCTGGCAGGTAGCGCCAGAATCCATCTCAATTCATCAGGGCGTGGTATCTCATCTCGCTTCTGGTCGCAAAGCGCGCTTTGGCGAACTGGTTGAAGCGGCCGCGCAATTATCCGTGCCGCAGGAAGTCAAGCTGAAAGAGCCAAAGGATTTTGTGTATATCGGCAAACACGTTGCGCGCATGGACAGCAAAGCCAAAATCAATGGCAGCGCAATTTACACGCAGGATATTCATCTGCCTGGCATGCTCACCGCCGTGGTGGCTCATCCGCCGCGCTTTGGTGCCAAGGTAAAGAGTTTTGACGCAGCGCGTGCCAAGGCCGTCAAGGGTGTCGTTGATGTCGTCGAAATTCCAACCGGAGTTGCCGTGTTGGGCAAAGACTTCTGGTCGGCGAAAAAAGGCCGCGATGCGCTTGTCGTCGTCTGGGATGAATCCGCAGCATTCCGCTTAAGCTCGGCAGAGATTACCAGCCAGTACCGCGCACTGCTTGACGTACCGGGAGCCACCGCGCGAAAAGTCGGCGCTGCTGATACGGCGCTGGCAGCAGCCCACACGCAGCTATCGGCTGACTTTAGTCTGCCTTATCTCGCACACGCCACGATGGAGCCGATGAATTGTGCCATCCGACTCGATACCGAGGGTTGCGAAGTATGGAACGGCGAGCAATCCCAAAGTACCGACCAGTCCAAGATTGCCGCCGCCCTGGGCTTGAAGCCGGAACAGGTCAAGATCAATATGCTGTATGCAGGCGGCAGTTTTGGCCGTCGCTCCAGCACCCAGTCCGACTATCCACTTGAAGCGGCACAGATCGCCAAAGCCATTTTCAAACCCGGCAAACCCGTCTTGGTTAAGCTGGTATGGACCCGCGAAGATGACATGCGCGCCGGCTCCTACCGGCCACAGTTCATGCACCGGATCACGGCCGGACTGGATGCCGAAGGTAATCTCGTTGCCTGGAAGCAACGCATCGTCGGTCAATCGATTCTTGTCGGGACAGCGCTCGAAGGCTTTGTGAAAGATGGTATCGACATGAGCTCGGTAGAAGGCGCGGTCAATCTGCCTTATGCGACAACCAATCTTAACGTTGATCTCCACTCGCCAAAACTCGGCGTGCCGGTGCTGTGGTGGCGCTCTGTCGGCTCGACGCATTCCGCGTTTGCGATCGAGTCCTTTATGGATGAGTTGGCGCACGCGGCCCAAAAAGACCCGATAGCATTCCGCCGCAAATTGCTCACCGAGCATCCGCGCCACCTTGGCGTCATCGATCTGGCGATGCGCGCCAGCGGCTGGGATAAACCACTGGCACCCGGCAAGCCTGGTGAAAAGCGCGGCCGGGGCTTTGCCCTGCATGAATCGTTTAACAGTTTTGTTGCCAATGTAGCCGAAGTCACTGTCAAACCGGACGGCAGCTTCAAGGTGGATCGCGTCGTCTGTGCTGTCGATTGCGGTATCGCCGTCAATCCGGATGTGGTGCGCGCGCAAATGGAAGGCGGCATCGGCTTCGGCCTCAGCGCCGCGCTACATGGCGAAATCACGTTGAATGAAGGGCAGGTCGAACAATCAAACTTCACCGATTATCCGGTGTTACGCATCAACGAAATGCCCCACATTGAAGTGCACATTATGCCTTCGGCAGAGCCACCCTCAGGTGTCGGCGAGCCAGGTACGCCAGTTGTCGCGCCTGCCGTGGCAAACGCCCTGTTCGCTGCGACCGGCGAGCGTCTGCGGCAATTGCCGTTCAAGCTGGACGCAGCAAAATCGGCGTAG
- a CDS encoding cytochrome c1: MKKLLSSLFISLLFAPLLALASGAELHLDRAPDRSGDKAALQNGAKVFVNYCLNCHSASYMRYNRLKDIGLTDQQIKDNLLFTADKVGEQMSVAMRRDEAKEWFGVAPPDLTVIARARASEFGSGADWLYTYLRSFYRDSDRPTGWNNLVFENVGMPHVLWELQGEQVMGGDHKLTLATPGKLKPQAYDDMVADLVGFLQYMGEPAATKRKSLGWMVVFFLGVLFVLSYALKREYWKDIH, translated from the coding sequence ATGAAGAAATTATTGAGTTCACTTTTTATTTCACTTCTTTTTGCGCCATTGCTGGCTTTGGCCAGTGGGGCAGAACTGCATCTTGATCGTGCGCCTGATCGTTCGGGTGACAAAGCAGCATTGCAAAATGGTGCCAAGGTTTTTGTCAATTACTGCCTGAACTGCCATTCCGCATCCTATATGCGCTATAACCGCTTGAAAGACATTGGCCTCACCGATCAGCAGATCAAAGATAATCTACTGTTTACCGCTGACAAAGTAGGTGAGCAGATGAGTGTGGCTATGCGACGCGACGAGGCTAAAGAATGGTTTGGTGTTGCGCCGCCTGATCTGACGGTTATTGCGCGTGCGCGTGCCTCGGAGTTTGGCTCTGGTGCAGACTGGCTGTATACCTACTTGCGCAGCTTTTATCGTGATAGCGACCGGCCTACAGGCTGGAACAACCTTGTCTTTGAAAATGTCGGTATGCCACATGTGCTATGGGAATTGCAGGGTGAGCAAGTCATGGGTGGAGACCATAAGTTAACCCTGGCCACCCCAGGCAAGTTAAAACCACAGGCGTATGACGACATGGTGGCCGACTTGGTTGGATTTTTACAGTACATGGGCGAACCTGCGGCCACGAAACGCAAGAGTCTTGGCTGGATGGTTGTGTTTTTTCTAGGTGTTTTATTTGTCTTGTCGTATGCGCTGAAACGCGAATACTGGAAAGATATTCATTAA
- a CDS encoding cytochrome b, with product MSVVNARLKDLLGWVDERFPLTASWKAHLSEYYAPKNFNFWYFFGSLALLVLVIQIVTGIFLVMHFKPDASLNAAGVPVAFASVEYIMRDVPWGWLIRYMHSTGASAFFIVVYMHMFRGMLYGSYRKPRELIWIFGMLIFLCLMAEAFFGYLLPWGQMSYWGAQVIVNLFSAIPFVGPDLSLWIRGDYVVGDATLNRFFAFHVIAVPLVLVGLVVAHILALHEVGSNNPDGIEIKKKKDAQGIPLDGIPFHPYYTVKDIMGVVVFLMVFSLIVFFAPEVGGYFLEYNNFFPANPLQTPPHIAPVWYFTPFYSILRAVTYPLFGVDAKFWGVVAMGASAMIFVLLPWLDRSPAKSIRYRGPIYKTFLAAFVICFFTLGYLGVLPPTPARTLVSQICSVIYFAFFLLMPVYSSIDKCKPEPDRVTSSGHGAKK from the coding sequence ATGAGCGTCGTGAATGCCAGACTCAAAGACCTGCTTGGCTGGGTTGATGAACGTTTCCCACTGACAGCCAGTTGGAAGGCGCATCTGTCTGAGTATTACGCGCCAAAAAATTTCAATTTCTGGTACTTCTTTGGTTCGCTGGCCCTATTGGTGCTGGTGATACAAATCGTGACAGGTATTTTTCTGGTCATGCATTTCAAGCCGGATGCATCACTCAACGCCGCTGGTGTTCCGGTAGCGTTTGCTAGCGTTGAATACATCATGCGCGATGTGCCGTGGGGCTGGTTGATTCGCTATATGCACTCGACCGGGGCATCGGCGTTTTTCATCGTGGTGTACATGCACATGTTTCGCGGCATGCTTTATGGTTCATACCGCAAACCGCGTGAGCTGATCTGGATTTTCGGCATGTTGATTTTTCTGTGCTTAATGGCTGAGGCCTTCTTTGGTTACTTGCTGCCTTGGGGTCAGATGTCCTATTGGGGGGCGCAGGTTATTGTCAATCTGTTCTCTGCAATTCCGTTTGTCGGGCCAGATCTTTCACTGTGGATACGCGGTGATTATGTCGTGGGAGATGCCACACTGAACCGCTTTTTCGCATTTCACGTGATTGCAGTGCCTCTGGTTTTGGTTGGCCTCGTTGTGGCGCACATTCTTGCGCTGCATGAGGTTGGCTCCAACAATCCGGATGGCATTGAAATCAAGAAGAAAAAAGATGCCCAGGGTATTCCGTTGGATGGTATTCCCTTTCATCCGTATTACACAGTGAAAGACATCATGGGCGTGGTTGTGTTTTTGATGGTGTTTTCACTTATCGTTTTCTTTGCACCTGAGGTTGGAGGCTACTTTCTTGAGTACAACAACTTCTTCCCGGCCAACCCGCTACAAACCCCGCCGCATATTGCGCCGGTGTGGTATTTCACGCCGTTCTATTCCATTTTGCGCGCAGTGACTTATCCGCTCTTTGGAGTTGATGCCAAGTTCTGGGGCGTTGTTGCGATGGGTGCGTCGGCCATGATTTTTGTTTTATTACCCTGGCTTGATCGCAGCCCGGCAAAGTCGATTCGCTATCGCGGCCCGATCTATAAAACCTTTCTTGCCGCTTTTGTGATTTGTTTCTTTACACTGGGCTATCTAGGTGTGCTGCCACCCACGCCCGCTCGCACCTTGGTTTCGCAAATATGTTCGGTGATCTATTTCGCTTTCTTCCTGCTCATGCCGGTGTATAGCAGCATTGATAAATGCAAACCCGAACCTGATCGAGTGACGTCCTCAGGACACGGAGCGAAAAAATGA
- a CDS encoding XdhC family protein, producing the protein MDSADLQVLRTAIAWLETGHRVILVTVAETWGSAPRPPGAWALVRDDGVLTGSVSGGCIEDDLVQRMRDGNLTNNRPVDVVSYGVTREEAARFGLPCGGMLRLVIETAPDIKQMQHLLQRTQTGHITARTLDLASGQVTLTDATARNALAWDGQRLTTIHGPQLRLLIIGAGQISNYLASMAQALDYAVTVCDPREEYRAAWQVTGAHLIADMPDDAVLALNADARTAIVALTHDPKLDDMALLEALKSPAFYVGALGSRANTAKRKERLRQYFDLSQEELDRLHGPVGLRIGSRTPAEIAVSILAEMTAVRHGVPSQNTGHKPLTVIGETCSTP; encoded by the coding sequence ATGGACAGCGCCGATTTGCAGGTTTTGCGTACCGCCATTGCCTGGCTCGAGACTGGTCATCGCGTGATACTGGTCACCGTCGCCGAAACCTGGGGTTCGGCACCACGTCCGCCCGGTGCCTGGGCGCTGGTACGCGATGACGGCGTGCTCACCGGTTCGGTCTCCGGCGGCTGCATTGAGGATGATCTGGTGCAGCGCATGCGTGACGGCAACTTGACGAACAATCGCCCAGTGGATGTCGTCAGCTACGGCGTAACGCGCGAGGAAGCCGCACGCTTCGGCCTGCCTTGCGGCGGTATGCTGCGTCTGGTGATTGAAACCGCACCGGACATTAAGCAGATGCAACACCTACTGCAGCGCACTCAAACAGGCCACATAACCGCACGCACGCTTGATCTAGCCAGCGGTCAGGTCACTCTGACCGACGCAACAGCCAGGAACGCGCTAGCCTGGGATGGCCAGCGTCTGACTACCATTCACGGCCCGCAACTGCGGCTGCTGATCATAGGCGCCGGGCAAATCTCCAACTATCTCGCTTCCATGGCGCAAGCACTCGATTATGCGGTCACCGTGTGCGACCCACGCGAGGAATATCGCGCCGCATGGCAAGTGACGGGCGCGCACCTGATCGCCGACATGCCCGACGATGCCGTGCTCGCGCTCAACGCCGATGCACGCACCGCGATTGTTGCCCTCACGCATGACCCCAAACTCGACGACATGGCACTGCTTGAAGCGCTCAAGTCGCCAGCGTTTTACGTCGGCGCACTCGGTTCGCGCGCCAACACGGCCAAGCGCAAGGAACGTCTGCGCCAGTACTTTGATCTCAGTCAGGAAGAACTGGATCGGCTGCACGGACCGGTAGGTCTGCGCATCGGCAGCCGCACGCCAGCCGAAATTGCTGTGTCGATTCTGGCTGAGATGACCGCCGTCAGGCACGGTGTGCCATCCCAAAACACCGGCCACAAGCCACTCACGGTCATCGGAGAAACCTGCTCAACACCATGA
- the recR gene encoding recombination mediator RecR, which translates to MPANASLEELIEALRGLPSIGPKAAQRMAYHLLQRDRRGADRLARALDSALQNLHHCTHCNNFTEQAICERCLSTRRDPSQLCIVEMPIDLNSMEQTQAYNGLYYVLMGRLSPLDGIGPKELAFGRLITRATDGVVKEVILATNFTNEGEATAHYLSELLHARGIKVSRIARGLPVGGELEFSDAATVAQALRERRDFD; encoded by the coding sequence ATGCCAGCAAACGCTAGTCTGGAAGAGCTTATTGAGGCATTGCGCGGCCTGCCCAGCATCGGACCTAAGGCGGCGCAACGCATGGCTTATCACCTGTTGCAACGCGACCGGCGAGGTGCTGATCGGCTTGCCCGTGCGCTCGATTCCGCTTTACAAAATTTGCACCACTGCACCCATTGCAACAATTTCACTGAACAAGCAATTTGCGAACGATGTCTTTCCACGCGTCGTGATCCGTCGCAGTTATGCATCGTTGAAATGCCAATTGATCTGAACAGTATGGAGCAGACGCAGGCTTATAACGGGCTCTACTATGTGTTGATGGGCCGCTTATCGCCACTGGATGGCATTGGCCCAAAAGAGCTGGCATTCGGTCGCTTGATTACGCGGGCAACGGATGGTGTGGTCAAAGAAGTCATTCTTGCCACTAATTTCACGAACGAAGGTGAAGCGACAGCGCATTACCTGTCCGAGTTGCTACACGCGCGCGGCATCAAAGTTAGCCGCATTGCGCGTGGCTTGCCTGTGGGCGGTGAGCTGGAATTTTCTGATGCAGCCACTGTCGCGCAAGCGTTACGCGAACGGCGAGACTTTGACTAA